One segment of Gopherus flavomarginatus isolate rGopFla2 chromosome 8, rGopFla2.mat.asm, whole genome shotgun sequence DNA contains the following:
- the LOC127057150 gene encoding A-kinase anchor protein 4-like — MSQEVDWLHSQAGVCKVDLYNPDEQKDQDRKVICFVDVSSLNVKDKDSKAKKAASQSSNISEPSNELDLGNLEEKEVIVIKDNEKHDHSKTKGAVCLFKQGSTDELSVVSWLNNDLQKYADGLQHALTPSETPQKHKDSNTFIDSSLSQNSDTSLKSAGAQKGRRDPDNISCYVNKLCSLVFQMARKEITDKLEGAASKYIHQTIYDSAAEGKNNNSRGFVSKIASQTVNECTAAGTQKPQSKLPSPRPSQEKTIKKEDTSGSKRTSLFYGEMSNQSGYRQGEKSGDKQMCQQAKQSGQDDSGTSVSQGLMVYANQVASDMMFSFMKTMKVQRKDGKPLPACVVLKRVILKHTKDVISDLIDSTMKNLHNVTGVLMTDSDFASTVKKNLYNMGSQKSTEILEVMVRRLYNVLVAEHNDKGQSKSHSLAYTILKTAFPSDSKSQSMQFATLKTQTQKKDKEKAKPKKFTCAEKVSEQIIKEGLTMLHSKQMASKAPEKVRGSQEKKPEKISTAIESLAKDLTVTALMLIQQHLIQKTKSGRDSIAHDSGTSSLGFVSRESHFEKAGKSQSSKSLAMTGGSSNIPQEGDISSILLSIIQTVLREAGFNIDDSSGETNKSFKQVATIDSESSKKSLSTQPNSAIDQFDNMDQVNKKFLDQLVESVMNLCLFMTKCNNSDLVTDDPSDEQNVTGASFSRNKSTALDKEGSREASQVRSSGKQLSELSSGSEVIVNNQNANKSTQNKELQAILQWMAASHFNVPNLSFMNEEEGNLKKLPLLAEKAAKKGCSVGDIIQEVMRYFEKQQIDAAVGNASRYGLMDWLLANL; from the coding sequence ATGTCTCAGGAAGTTGACTGGTTACATAGCCAAGCAGGTGTATGTAAAGTAGATCTCTACAACCCTGATGAACAGAAGGACCAGGACCGGAAAGTGATCTGTTTTGTTGATGTCTCCAGCCTGAATGTAAAGGACAAAGATTCAAAAGCAAAGAAAGCCGCTAGCCAGTCCAGTAACATCTCTGAACCTTCAAATGAACTTGACCTGGGGAATCTGGAGGAAAAAGAAGTCATTGTAATAAAGGACAATGAGAAGCATGATCATTCTAAAACTAAAGGAGCAGTATGTCTTTTCAAACAAGGTTCAACCGATGAACTCAGTGTTGTGAGCTGGCTCAACAATGACCTTCAGAAATATGCAGATGGACTCCAGCATGCACTGACCCCTTCAGAGACTCCTCAGAAACACAAAGATAGCAACACCTTCATTGATTCATCATTGTCCCAGAACAGTGACACATCATTAAAGTCTGCTGGTGCCCAAAAGGGAAGAAGAGATCCAGATAACATTTCATGCTATGTAAATAAGCTCTGCTCTTTGGTTTTTCAAATGGCACGTAAAGAGATCACAGATAAATTGGAAGGTGCTGCTAGTAAGTATATACACCAGACAATTTATGACTCTGCTGCTGAAGGGAAAAATAACAATTCCCGTGGTTTTGTGAGCAAAATCGCATCACAAACAGTGAATGAATGCACTGCAGCAGGCACACAGAAACCCCAGAGTAAACTACCATCCCCCAGGCCATCTCAAGAAAAGACTATCAAGAAGGAAGATACTTCAGGTTCCAAGAGAACATCACTCTTCTATGGCGAGATGTCTAATCAAAGTGGCTATAGACAGGGGGAAAAGTCTGGAGATAAACAAATGTGTCAGCAAGCAAAACAGTCTGGGCAGGATGATTCTGGTACTTCTGTGAGCCAGGGGTTAATGGTTTATGCAAATCAGGTTGCTTCAGACATGATGTTCTCATTTATGAAGACCATGAAAGTCCAAAGGAAGGATGGTAAGCCACTCCCAGCTTGTGTAGTTTTGAAGAGAGTAATCCTCAAACACACCAAAGACGTCATATCAGACTTGATAGACTCAACTATGAAAAATCTGCATAATGTCACAGGGGTGCTCATGACAGACTCTGACTTTGCTTCCACAGTGAAGAAGAACCTATATAACATGGGAAGCCAGAAATCTACTGAAATTTTGGAAGTAATGGTAAGACGGCTGTATAATGTCCTTGTAGCAGAGCATAATGATAAGGGACAGTCCAAGTCTCACAGCCTAGCATATACCATACTGAAAACAGCATTCCCATCAGATTCAAAATCTCAAAGCATGCAGTTTGCAACActgaaaacacaaacacaaaagaaGGATAAGGAAAAAGCAAAGCCAAAGAAGTTTACCTGTGCTGAGAAAGTAAGTGAACAGATAATTAAGGAGGGATTAACCATGTTGCATTCCAAACAAATGGCAAGCAAAGCTCCAGAAAAGGTAAGAGGGAGTCAAGAAAAAAAGCCAGAAAAGATCAGCACCGCAATAGAGTCACTAGCAAAAGACCTCACTGTGACAGCATTAATGTTGATACAACAGCACTtaatccaaaaaacaaaaagtggAAGAGATTCAATCGCTCATGATTCCGGCACTTCTTCACTTGGGTTTGTTTCTCGTGAATCTCATTTTGAAAAGGCTGGGAAAAGCCAAAGCTCCAAGTCTCTTGCAATGACTGGTGGGTCAAGTAATATTCCCCAAGAGGGCGATATATCAAGTATCCTCTTATCAATCATCCAGACGGTCTTACGTGAAGCTGGATTCAATATAGATGACAGTTCAGGTGAGACAAACAAGAGTTTTAAACAGGTTGCCACTATTGATAGTGAGTCCAGCAAAAAGTCCTTATCTACACAGCCCAATTCAGCCATAGATCAGTTTGACAACATGGATCAGGTAAACAAAAAATTTCTTGACCAACTGGTGGAATCTGTGATGAACTTGTGTTTATTCATGACTAAATGCAACAATTCTGATTTAGTAACAGATGATCCATCAGATGAGCAAAATGTAACTGGTGCCTCATTTTCAAGAAACAAATCCACAGCTTTGGATAAGGAAGGGTCAAGGGAAGCTTCACAAGTGAGGTCAAGTGGAAAACAGCTATCAGAATTATCATCCGGTTCTGAAGTGATAGTGAACAATCAGAATGCCAACAAAAGCACACAGAACAAGGAGCTCCAGGCTATCCTCCAGTGGATGGCTGCTTCCCACTTCAATGTGCCCAACCTGTCCTTCATGAATGAAGAGGAAGGGAATTTGAAAAAGCTTCCTTTGTtggctgaaaaagcagcaaagaagggCTGCAGCGTGGGGGATATTATCCAAGAGGTAATGAGGTACTTTGAAAAACAACAGATTGATGCCGCTGTGGGAAATGCGTCTCGTTATGGATTGATGGACTGGCTGCTTGCTAACCTGTGA